Proteins encoded together in one Chryseobacterium taklimakanense window:
- a CDS encoding alpha-2-macroglobulin family protein, translating to MRNISKIFTFLFFLLLMMTPLFGQNYYDSQWKKIQNNSNQGLYKSNLPIILEIQNQAMKDNNAVQLIRSLKAEFSIVNRTRDDAKNDAASQFFKKLEGLEQNLNGEEKLVYQVLLGEFFNDYYRSNQWKINQRTNISSQDFSQIETWSKLDFKNYLNLHFLKLEKESQALKNIPMSKYKSIFEETQDLEYFPSLFEWNSVQYINFLKHTGLFTPNEIKINHSKIISVYDELIAKNSGNSKLYFQHQKLLYDCDFNNCKDKLKQLQALESSSHEGDYKLMIVEDIIDELTREGKQKEAMIWVENAKKQYPKSPFLANIKNKESQITVPTLVIKYETHTQPEKPIHLAAEHKNVDEFSLNIYEVKNNEEGFLKYVQNQYQKNNFTELKKTLVRRENFTLQNLKDFKSYKTALEIKPLPSGIYVAEYIVENAVQENFWFIVTNSRIVFENKDVRNSAKNLLKLVDRENGKAIADESLVFNEYVNGKKLTATTAKTDGKGVFNYPSSANQNYYRYYLVKSGSNGYNLTNSYGREYYYANQPKIATYQAQIFLDRAIYRPGQTVYFKVITTKLLNEKEAVVPNQKQEITLIDANGEEVSKQTFTTNEFGSYFGSFTLPKGKLNGAFELEVNSSGFEDSFSKQFQVEEYKRPKFEVTFEPVKGEYKYGQTLEIKGKAMTFSGIPLSNATVNYEIKKRNIRWMYFWWYPRGNDNENSVLGSAKTNEKGEFTIKADLKKDETLDGIQVDNYQFSASVTDINGETQSAETNVKVASVSHYIKTDEVKDRFTDENVKIKVETKNYNDQNLAKSYSVKLSKLEAPKRIFRDNFKDEIQNLPQFSESEFVQKFPQDRFDKNDLQENRKVEKVVVNRVENQTASNNIEQGQTLDLGKLTAGTYRLELYNIEGRDTIKTERDFEVFDKRFLTDSQKPFLKVLQDKTEINRGEKASVYAYSAVPDAVANIFVQNGNGETLTLQKPFKNGVLEYEVTAPKDEGINVVNVQVQVVAFNDVQTQSVNFRINSANKPLRIETVTFRDKIQPNSEEKWTVKILGDDKERIQAEVLANMYDMSLDQFAANSYSWGKLFNRPFIQNEYGINENLAQEHYSRRYRYLNGKYVQVPQFNWFDGSIYGAPRIMKQSAVYAESVAMPSAPVANQARDADGAVVTAMGAKRENASLSYAADSMKTTEIEKTALENVPVRQNLNETAFFYPNLMTDKDGNVNFEFTSPEALTKWKMMFLAHTKDARAATLEKEVMTQKDFSVTPNYPRFLREGDELNLQSKLSNLTSAKLNGTAALQILDAFTNEDISDKFGINRLTAVSGYNKEQSFSLDANGNSSATWKLKVPNNVSSIIIKIVAQAGNFSDGEQKAIAVLPNRMLVTDAVPIFVKEGQTKTFILENLAKNTSTTATSVSNSLELTTNPIWEILFALPSLKDDQNLSADVVFNKWFADVLASEIFKANPRMKTVFDEYQDKGLLTSNLEKNQELKQLLLEETPWVLESKNETEQMQKLARLFDANTMRNSINSDWEELKKMQNPDGGFSWYPGYPSSYYTSLYILKNLGRINEWLKGNLDGYQSGEQKAMVEKLVSFVDSEVHKYWDVKKEYVWNNYVLDFLDTRHYWENDYPLKGKGAQLKALVIKKAPTAKITDFTFFGLHRAALLFDAYKLTALSKKLMTYLKETSTNTETQGVYWKQNLNEWGWYSSKTVNHAGALEAFNKLTPGDFNYIEEMKIWLITQKEVSNWDTSRSTAEVIYTILNSGKSWTGTESDKATIVWGGKTLENPDTKATGYVKKTLKPENTDKNLGTVTITKPGAGIVQGGLFWQYYEDLDKIKSSETYISITKELYRKIKTENGEELQKITATTPLKVGDKVTVRMILNTDRNMEFIHLKDMRAAGFEPLDVISGYQWKNSLGYYQSTKDASTNFYIEYMPKGKYVFEYDLVCNASGTFSNGISTLQNYYAPQMNAHTKGSKVSISQ from the coding sequence ATGAGGAATATTAGCAAAATCTTTACGTTTCTGTTTTTCCTGCTGCTGATGATGACGCCACTTTTTGGGCAGAATTATTATGATTCGCAATGGAAAAAAATTCAAAACAACTCTAATCAGGGGCTTTACAAATCGAATCTGCCCATCATTCTCGAAATCCAAAATCAGGCTATGAAAGACAACAATGCGGTCCAGCTCATCCGCTCACTGAAAGCTGAATTCAGTATTGTGAACCGAACCCGGGATGATGCTAAAAACGATGCGGCGTCCCAGTTTTTCAAAAAACTTGAAGGTTTGGAGCAGAATCTGAATGGCGAGGAGAAACTGGTTTATCAGGTGCTCTTGGGCGAATTTTTTAATGATTACTACCGCAGCAATCAGTGGAAAATTAACCAAAGAACTAATATCAGTTCGCAGGATTTTTCGCAGATTGAAACATGGTCGAAACTTGATTTTAAGAATTACCTGAACTTACATTTTTTAAAGCTCGAAAAGGAATCTCAGGCATTGAAGAACATTCCGATGTCCAAATACAAATCCATCTTTGAAGAAACTCAGGATCTGGAATATTTTCCGTCTTTATTCGAGTGGAATTCAGTTCAGTATATCAATTTTCTGAAGCATACCGGATTGTTTACACCTAATGAAATTAAAATCAACCATTCTAAAATTATTTCCGTTTATGATGAACTGATTGCCAAAAACAGCGGCAATTCCAAACTGTATTTCCAGCATCAAAAATTGCTTTACGATTGCGATTTTAACAACTGCAAGGATAAGTTGAAGCAGCTTCAGGCATTGGAAAGTTCATCACACGAAGGCGATTACAAATTGATGATTGTCGAGGATATCATCGATGAACTTACTCGCGAAGGGAAGCAGAAAGAAGCGATGATTTGGGTAGAAAATGCCAAAAAACAATACCCCAAATCACCGTTTTTAGCAAATATTAAAAACAAGGAGAGTCAGATTACGGTTCCCACTTTGGTCATTAAATACGAAACCCACACTCAGCCGGAGAAACCAATTCATCTCGCGGCGGAACACAAAAACGTGGATGAATTTTCGCTGAATATTTATGAGGTTAAAAATAATGAAGAGGGCTTTTTAAAATATGTCCAAAACCAATATCAGAAAAATAATTTCACGGAACTGAAGAAAACCTTGGTCCGGAGAGAAAATTTTACTTTACAGAATTTAAAAGATTTTAAATCATACAAAACTGCACTGGAAATAAAACCTTTACCTTCCGGAATTTATGTTGCAGAATATATTGTGGAGAATGCTGTGCAGGAAAACTTCTGGTTCATCGTCACCAATTCAAGAATTGTTTTTGAAAATAAAGACGTGCGAAACAGCGCGAAAAACTTGCTGAAACTCGTCGACCGTGAAAATGGAAAAGCCATCGCGGACGAAAGCTTGGTCTTCAATGAATATGTGAACGGGAAAAAACTGACAGCGACCACTGCGAAAACTGATGGAAAGGGTGTTTTCAACTATCCGAGTTCTGCAAATCAGAATTATTACAGATACTATTTGGTGAAATCCGGAAGTAACGGTTATAACCTCACCAACAGCTACGGGCGGGAATATTATTACGCAAACCAGCCTAAAATCGCCACTTACCAAGCGCAGATTTTCCTGGACCGGGCGATCTACAGACCGGGCCAAACTGTTTATTTCAAGGTGATTACGACGAAACTTTTAAACGAGAAAGAAGCCGTGGTTCCCAACCAAAAACAGGAAATCACCCTCATTGATGCCAATGGCGAAGAAGTTTCAAAACAAACATTTACAACGAATGAATTTGGCTCTTACTTTGGCAGTTTCACCCTTCCGAAGGGAAAACTGAACGGTGCGTTTGAGCTTGAAGTAAACAGCAGCGGTTTTGAGGACAGCTTTTCAAAACAGTTTCAGGTGGAAGAGTACAAACGTCCAAAATTCGAAGTAACTTTTGAGCCGGTAAAAGGCGAATATAAATACGGACAAACGCTCGAAATTAAAGGAAAAGCAATGACTTTTTCCGGCATTCCGCTGAGCAATGCCACCGTAAATTATGAGATTAAAAAACGAAATATCCGATGGATGTATTTCTGGTGGTATCCGCGCGGAAACGATAATGAAAACTCGGTTTTAGGTTCTGCGAAAACCAATGAAAAAGGGGAGTTCACCATAAAAGCTGACCTGAAGAAAGATGAAACTTTGGACGGAATTCAGGTGGACAACTACCAGTTCAGCGCTTCAGTGACCGACATCAATGGTGAAACGCAGTCTGCTGAAACCAATGTCAAGGTGGCCTCGGTTTCCCATTATATCAAAACGGATGAGGTGAAAGACCGCTTCACGGATGAAAATGTAAAAATAAAGGTTGAAACTAAAAATTATAATGATCAGAATCTGGCAAAATCTTACAGCGTAAAACTTTCAAAACTGGAAGCACCGAAAAGGATTTTCAGGGATAATTTTAAAGATGAAATTCAGAATCTGCCGCAGTTTTCTGAAAGTGAATTCGTTCAAAAATTTCCGCAAGACCGTTTTGATAAAAATGATTTGCAGGAAAACCGGAAAGTAGAAAAAGTGGTGGTGAACCGGGTTGAAAATCAAACAGCTTCAAACAACATCGAACAAGGTCAAACTTTAGATCTCGGAAAACTCACCGCCGGGACTTATCGCCTCGAGCTTTACAACATCGAGGGCAGAGACACCATCAAGACCGAAAGAGATTTTGAAGTTTTTGATAAAAGATTCCTCACCGACTCCCAAAAACCTTTCCTGAAAGTTCTGCAGGACAAAACGGAAATCAACCGCGGTGAAAAAGCGTCTGTTTATGCATATTCCGCAGTTCCCGATGCGGTGGCGAATATTTTTGTGCAGAATGGCAACGGCGAAACTTTAACCCTTCAAAAGCCTTTTAAAAATGGTGTTTTGGAATATGAAGTTACCGCACCGAAAGACGAGGGCATCAATGTTGTGAATGTTCAGGTGCAGGTGGTGGCTTTCAACGATGTACAAACGCAAAGTGTTAATTTCCGGATCAATTCCGCTAACAAACCTTTGAGGATTGAAACGGTGACATTCCGCGATAAAATTCAGCCAAATTCTGAAGAAAAATGGACGGTAAAAATCCTCGGTGATGATAAGGAGAGAATTCAGGCAGAAGTTTTGGCGAATATGTATGATATGTCGCTGGATCAGTTTGCCGCGAACAGTTATTCCTGGGGAAAACTTTTCAACAGGCCTTTTATTCAGAATGAATATGGCATAAATGAAAATTTGGCGCAGGAGCATTACAGCAGGCGTTACAGATATTTGAACGGAAAATACGTTCAGGTGCCGCAGTTTAACTGGTTTGATGGTAGTATTTATGGAGCTCCAAGAATCATGAAACAATCGGCAGTTTACGCTGAATCAGTTGCAATGCCGAGTGCGCCTGTTGCAAATCAAGCACGTGATGCTGATGGAGCTGTGGTTACTGCCATGGGAGCAAAACGCGAAAATGCATCATTATCTTATGCTGCAGATTCAATGAAAACAACTGAAATTGAGAAAACAGCGTTGGAAAATGTTCCAGTCCGTCAAAATCTTAACGAAACCGCGTTTTTCTATCCTAATCTGATGACCGATAAAGACGGCAATGTGAATTTTGAATTTACTTCGCCGGAGGCCCTCACCAAATGGAAAATGATGTTTCTGGCTCACACCAAAGACGCGAGAGCTGCCACTTTGGAAAAAGAAGTGATGACGCAGAAAGACTTCTCCGTAACTCCTAATTATCCAAGATTTTTACGGGAAGGCGACGAACTGAATTTGCAGTCGAAGTTGAGCAATTTAACTTCTGCAAAATTAAATGGAACCGCCGCTTTACAGATTTTGGATGCCTTCACTAATGAAGATATTTCGGATAAATTCGGAATCAATCGGTTGACAGCGGTTTCAGGATATAATAAAGAACAATCTTTTTCTTTGGATGCAAATGGAAATTCGTCTGCAACCTGGAAATTGAAAGTGCCGAATAATGTTTCTTCAATCATTATTAAAATTGTTGCTCAGGCAGGTAATTTTTCTGATGGAGAACAAAAAGCAATCGCAGTTCTTCCGAACAGAATGCTGGTGACTGATGCCGTTCCGATTTTCGTGAAAGAAGGTCAAACGAAGACTTTCATTTTAGAAAATTTGGCTAAAAATACTTCCACTACAGCGACCAGCGTTTCAAATTCTCTGGAACTCACCACAAATCCAATTTGGGAAATCCTATTCGCATTGCCAAGCCTGAAGGACGACCAAAATCTTTCTGCGGATGTGGTGTTTAATAAATGGTTTGCGGATGTGCTTGCTTCGGAAATTTTCAAAGCCAACCCAAGGATGAAAACCGTTTTTGATGAATATCAGGACAAAGGTTTGCTCACTTCAAATCTTGAGAAAAATCAGGAACTGAAACAGTTGCTCCTCGAGGAAACACCGTGGGTTCTGGAAAGTAAAAATGAGACCGAACAAATGCAGAAATTAGCGCGCCTTTTCGATGCGAACACGATGCGGAATTCAATCAACAGCGACTGGGAAGAGCTGAAAAAAATGCAGAATCCGGACGGTGGTTTCAGTTGGTATCCCGGTTATCCGAGTTCGTACTACACGTCGCTTTACATCCTGAAAAATTTAGGCAGAATTAATGAGTGGCTGAAAGGAAACCTGGACGGTTATCAAAGTGGTGAACAGAAGGCAATGGTAGAGAAACTCGTGAGTTTTGTAGATTCGGAAGTACATAAATATTGGGACGTGAAAAAAGAGTATGTTTGGAACAATTATGTTCTGGATTTCCTCGACACGCGCCATTACTGGGAAAATGATTATCCGTTGAAAGGGAAAGGTGCGCAACTGAAAGCTTTGGTCATTAAAAAAGCTCCGACCGCGAAAATCACGGATTTCACATTCTTTGGTCTGCACAGGGCAGCGTTGTTATTCGACGCTTATAAACTGACGGCGCTTTCAAAAAAATTGATGACGTACTTAAAGGAGACTTCTACAAATACCGAAACACAGGGCGTTTACTGGAAACAAAACCTGAACGAGTGGGGTTGGTATTCGTCAAAAACAGTGAACCACGCCGGAGCATTGGAAGCCTTTAACAAGCTTACTCCTGGCGATTTTAATTACATTGAAGAAATGAAAATCTGGCTCATTACGCAGAAGGAAGTTTCAAATTGGGACACGTCGAGAAGCACGGCCGAAGTCATTTATACAATTCTGAATTCCGGAAAATCATGGACTGGAACAGAAAGTGATAAGGCAACGATTGTTTGGGGCGGCAAAACTTTGGAAAATCCTGATACGAAAGCCACAGGTTATGTGAAGAAAACCCTGAAGCCTGAAAACACTGATAAAAATTTAGGAACAGTGACCATCACAAAACCGGGAGCAGG
- a CDS encoding UbiA prenyltransferase family protein gives MPSLKLVKKYLIDSQFFVSLMGTLFGVFFMFEERAFRWPTVFLIFITYFSGYIYTKYQNHRLFYKILIINFLCGIISVMLIFVHHHEIRLLKWLVIVILGLFYNSFFLENFVRKIPLLKIFYVGLVWGLVNAWLFLPEFNIEIFLISFLFITALVLPFDIRDMHDDDVVTFPKLIGVQNTKFVAHILCFLAAFLAIHVLKTDFKIAFFLTCAATFTLIYFAEPTHRDSYFSFGVELCSGLPFIFLVLIQSF, from the coding sequence ATGCCATCACTAAAATTAGTAAAAAAATACTTAATCGACAGCCAGTTTTTTGTGTCTTTAATGGGAACGCTGTTTGGGGTATTTTTTATGTTTGAGGAGCGCGCATTCCGCTGGCCAACGGTCTTTCTCATCTTCATCACCTATTTTAGCGGATACATTTACACCAAATATCAGAATCACAGATTGTTCTATAAAATTCTAATAATCAATTTTTTATGCGGAATCATTTCGGTGATGTTAATTTTTGTTCATCATCATGAAATCCGGCTATTGAAATGGCTCGTGATTGTGATTTTGGGATTGTTCTATAACTCTTTTTTTCTGGAAAATTTTGTGAGGAAAATTCCTTTGCTAAAGATTTTTTATGTAGGATTGGTTTGGGGTCTCGTGAATGCGTGGCTCTTCCTGCCGGAATTTAATATTGAAATTTTTCTGATCAGTTTTCTGTTCATCACCGCTTTGGTTTTACCTTTCGACATCCGCGATATGCACGATGATGACGTAGTAACTTTTCCAAAATTAATCGGGGTGCAAAACACAAAATTTGTGGCTCATATACTTTGTTTTCTTGCAGCATTTTTAGCCATTCATGTCTTAAAAACAGATTTCAAAATTGCTTTTTTTCTAACATGCGCCGCAACTTTCACTCTGATTTATTTTGCGGAACCTACGCACCGTGATTCGTATTTTTCTTTTGGGGTGGAACTTTGTTCGGGGCTGCCGTTTATTTTTCTGGTTTTGATACAAAGTTTTTAA
- a CDS encoding type II toxin-antitoxin system RelE/ParE family toxin — protein MQPFSGKEIGESSCRILIFGNYSLVYKFTETQIQIVSFWDNRQNPEKLQQILGV, from the coding sequence ATACAGCCATTTTCAGGAAAAGAAATCGGTGAAAGCTCATGCCGAATTTTAATATTTGGAAATTATAGTCTGGTTTATAAATTTACTGAAACACAGATACAAATCGTTTCATTTTGGGACAACAGACAAAATCCTGAAAAACTTCAACAAATTTTAGGAGTATGA
- the recF gene encoding DNA replication/repair protein RecF (All proteins in this family for which functions are known are DNA-binding proteins that assist the filamentation of RecA onto DNA for the initiation of recombination or recombinational repair.), with the protein MIIRKLLLINFKNHPSKSFDFSPQINCFVGNNGVGKTNVLDALHYISVGKSFLGNTDLSNILFNEDFFAIEAEIFDGEKDTIIKIQQPKDSKKIIKKNDKTYERMADHIGFLPSVMISPYDSNLISDSGESRRKFLDGMISQTDSEYLFNIIQYQKTLKQRNALLKYFQKNRTFDPDSLEIYNEPLIKFGSKIFEKRNQFVSELNPVVQQFYKIISGGKETVALAYSSDLAEISMEILLKENLEKDRLLTYTSSGIHKDDLLFEMNGNLIKKTGSQGQQKSFLISLKLAQIKKIKELTGKNPILLLDDIFDKLDDHRVSQLISLINQENFGQMFITDTHKDRTEAVVKRINEESRVFEI; encoded by the coding sequence ATGATTATCCGCAAACTTTTACTAATCAATTTTAAAAATCACCCCTCGAAATCATTTGATTTTTCACCACAAATCAACTGTTTTGTGGGAAATAACGGCGTGGGGAAAACGAACGTGCTGGATGCGCTGCATTATATTTCTGTCGGCAAAAGTTTTTTGGGAAATACAGATTTGAGTAATATTCTGTTCAACGAAGATTTCTTTGCGATAGAAGCTGAAATTTTTGATGGCGAAAAAGACACTATCATTAAAATTCAACAACCGAAAGACAGTAAGAAAATCATCAAAAAAAATGATAAAACCTACGAAAGAATGGCCGATCATATCGGTTTTTTGCCAAGCGTGATGATTTCTCCATACGATTCTAACCTCATTTCCGATTCAGGAGAGAGCCGCCGGAAATTTCTGGACGGCATGATTTCGCAAACCGATTCTGAATATCTTTTCAACATTATTCAGTACCAAAAAACACTGAAACAAAGGAATGCCCTTTTAAAATATTTTCAGAAAAACCGGACTTTTGATCCCGATTCACTGGAGATTTATAACGAACCGCTCATTAAATTCGGAAGTAAAATTTTTGAAAAAAGAAATCAGTTTGTTTCTGAATTAAATCCTGTTGTGCAACAATTTTATAAAATTATTTCAGGTGGAAAGGAAACCGTCGCACTGGCTTATTCATCAGATTTAGCAGAGATCTCGATGGAGATTCTTCTGAAGGAAAATCTGGAAAAAGACCGTTTACTGACTTACACTTCCTCAGGAATTCACAAGGATGATCTGTTGTTTGAAATGAACGGAAACCTCATTAAAAAAACAGGTTCGCAAGGTCAGCAAAAGTCTTTTTTGATTTCGCTGAAACTCGCTCAGATCAAAAAAATAAAAGAACTCACCGGAAAAAATCCAATTCTTTTGCTGGATGATATTTTTGATAAGTTGGATGATCACCGGGTTTCGCAATTGATTTCGCTGATCAATCAGGAAAACTTCGGACAGATGTTCATTACGGATACACATAAGGACCGTACTGAGGCGGTGGTGAAGAGGATTAATGAGGAGTCGAGAGTTTTTGAAATTTGA
- a CDS encoding four helix bundle protein translates to MSYRNLDIYKISLNLFIKTHPASLKLPKYELYELGSQLRRSSDSVVSNIIEGYGRSVYKKEYERFLVFCHSSCDETIGHLEKIMILYPNLKPEFEELHNDYNLLGGKINNYLKWVRENWNKGKDEN, encoded by the coding sequence ATGAGTTATAGAAATTTGGATATTTATAAAATCAGTCTTAATCTGTTTATTAAAACTCATCCTGCCTCTTTAAAATTACCTAAATATGAATTGTATGAATTGGGCAGCCAATTAAGAAGGTCATCTGATTCTGTAGTTTCTAATATTATTGAAGGGTATGGAAGAAGTGTTTACAAAAAGGAATATGAACGTTTTTTAGTTTTTTGTCATTCCAGCTGTGATGAAACCATTGGTCATCTAGAAAAAATCATGATATTATATCCAAATTTAAAACCTGAGTTTGAAGAATTACATAACGATTACAATTTACTGGGTGGAAAAATAAATAATTATTTAAAATGGGTTCGTGAAAACTGGAATAAAGGAAAAGACGAAAACTAA
- a CDS encoding recombinase — MIFNSNKEKFEDVLTKYFSFENKTKSLDPLFDVFHSIKRQDLKTVNQFFKENDEVRKNFSLYLKDLFADKPFNLSLTEANILSENAFFPELKKRTLDKILPPVGNEDSVWYLVDYISVRPERDLKYFQNNSAEDIDELFRLLEISDFIARESVKKELLFAANILAWRAIGVALDAEVLNMVPEYKNYHNPFLALQDEMDLLIAEYREDSAYQLTSKNQHFKQIRIYLTQCLEFVDKAFRNSGKYGITGKINQSLLKIRQQINRISDIIDLLVIDNDSDYLQKSKKLVFNILYYKSHKNNISELFNDSTRQMSHLITNHTAETGTHYITSTIKEYMKMFWKASGGGVIVGALCILKMLYGYADGSEFSHAFMYAFNYAMGFIMIYLMGFTLATKQPAMTASTMAKVLSDEKNTSKNYREFAHLISKLFRSQFVAFVGNVLLAFPVALAVIYGLDVLFNQNFAADKSTVLLRDLDPFNSKALLHASIAGFFLFISGIISGNVGNNSVYYQIPARIEKNPLIKGILGQKAARGISRYYSKNWAGIVSNFWFGVFLGVTGPIGKFLGLDLDIRHITFAAGNFAIGLYGKEFNVDSYTFWISLITVFLIGFFNFLVSFGLSMALAFRSRKITFGGVREILKEIRRYFFQNPLRFFFPIRSSELDLRAKEMVEKVSTKSEGH, encoded by the coding sequence ATGATTTTTAACTCAAATAAAGAAAAATTCGAAGATGTTCTGACGAAATATTTCAGTTTCGAGAACAAGACCAAATCTTTGGACCCTTTGTTTGATGTATTCCACAGTATAAAAAGGCAGGACCTGAAAACCGTCAACCAGTTTTTTAAAGAAAATGATGAGGTTAGGAAGAATTTCAGTCTTTATTTGAAAGACCTTTTTGCAGATAAGCCCTTCAATCTGTCTTTGACTGAAGCCAATATTTTATCTGAAAATGCTTTTTTTCCTGAGCTTAAAAAAAGAACGCTTGATAAAATTCTGCCGCCGGTTGGTAACGAAGATTCGGTTTGGTACCTTGTAGATTATATTTCGGTAAGGCCTGAAAGAGATTTAAAGTATTTTCAGAATAACAGTGCGGAGGATATTGATGAGCTCTTCCGGTTGCTTGAGATTTCCGATTTCATTGCCCGCGAATCTGTTAAAAAGGAGCTTCTTTTTGCTGCAAATATTTTGGCCTGGCGCGCGATTGGGGTTGCTCTGGATGCGGAAGTTCTTAATATGGTTCCGGAGTACAAGAATTATCACAATCCTTTTTTGGCCCTTCAGGACGAAATGGATTTGCTTATCGCAGAATATCGGGAAGATTCTGCTTATCAGCTCACTTCAAAGAACCAGCATTTCAAGCAGATCAGGATTTACCTCACCCAGTGTCTTGAGTTTGTGGACAAGGCATTCCGAAACTCTGGTAAATACGGTATTACGGGCAAGATTAACCAGTCTCTCCTTAAAATCCGTCAGCAGATCAACAGGATTTCTGATATCATTGACCTTTTGGTTATTGATAATGATTCTGACTATCTGCAGAAATCTAAAAAATTGGTTTTCAATATTTTATACTATAAATCGCACAAGAATAATATTTCCGAACTGTTTAATGACAGTACGCGCCAGATGTCGCACCTGATTACCAACCACACTGCGGAAACGGGGACCCATTACATCACTTCCACAATAAAGGAATATATGAAAATGTTCTGGAAAGCCAGTGGCGGCGGGGTGATTGTTGGTGCGCTTTGTATCCTGAAAATGCTTTACGGGTATGCGGACGGCAGTGAATTTTCACATGCGTTTATGTATGCCTTCAATTATGCCATGGGCTTCATCATGATTTACCTGATGGGATTTACGCTGGCAACCAAACAGCCTGCGATGACGGCTTCAACGATGGCGAAAGTACTTTCAGACGAAAAAAATACAAGCAAAAATTACCGTGAATTTGCGCATTTGATTTCTAAACTTTTCCGGTCACAATTTGTGGCGTTCGTAGGAAATGTCCTGTTAGCCTTTCCGGTGGCGTTGGCGGTTATCTATGGCCTGGATGTTCTTTTTAACCAAAATTTTGCAGCCGATAAATCTACAGTCTTACTTCGGGATTTGGATCCGTTCAATTCCAAAGCGCTGTTGCATGCGAGCATTGCCGGATTTTTCCTCTTCATTTCAGGAATTATTTCGGGGAATGTGGGTAACAATTCCGTGTATTACCAGATTCCTGCGAGAATTGAAAAAAATCCATTAATTAAAGGTATTTTAGGGCAAAAAGCAGCCCGCGGAATTTCAAGGTATTATTCGAAAAACTGGGCTGGGATCGTGTCTAATTTTTGGTTTGGTGTCTTCCTGGGAGTTACGGGTCCCATTGGTAAATTTTTAGGCCTCGATTTGGATATCAGGCACATTACTTTTGCGGCAGGCAATTTTGCGATTGGGTTGTACGGTAAAGAATTTAATGTGGATTCCTATACATTCTGGATTTCACTGATAACGGTTTTTCTGATTGGTTTTTTCAATTTCCTGGTAAGTTTTGGCCTTTCCATGGCATTGGCTTTCCGTTCAAGGAAAATTACTTTTGGTGGCGTAAGAGAGATTCTGAAGGAAATTCGGCGCTATTTTTTCCAGAACCCGCTTCGGTTCTTTTTCCCGATCCGTTCCAGCGAGCTCGATTTGCGGGCTAAGGAAATGGTGGAAAAAGTTTCTACAAAATCTGAAGGTCACTGA
- the mtgA gene encoding monofunctional biosynthetic peptidoglycan transglycosylase, translating to MWKFIKKLVFTLIILSILGVVAGRFINPPITLTQIGGIVEYGKLQRDYISYGEMGNNVKKAVIAAEDQKFFVHNGFDYDAIQKAYEKNNQGKKLRGGSTISQQTAKNVFLWQGRSWIRKGLEAVFTFMIEKTWGKEVILERYLNSIEMGQGVFGIEAAAEYYFGKSSKNLTKSEAAWIAAILPNPKKYDPKNPSSYLKRKHNWIMRQMNNVVLK from the coding sequence ATGTGGAAATTTATTAAGAAACTTGTTTTTACGCTCATCATCCTCAGCATTCTCGGTGTTGTTGCGGGGCGTTTCATCAATCCACCCATTACACTCACCCAAATTGGCGGAATTGTGGAGTACGGCAAGCTTCAGCGCGATTATATTTCTTACGGTGAGATGGGAAACAATGTGAAAAAAGCTGTTATCGCTGCTGAAGACCAGAAATTTTTCGTTCACAACGGCTTCGATTATGACGCGATTCAGAAAGCTTATGAGAAAAATAATCAGGGGAAAAAGCTGCGCGGAGGAAGCACCATTTCACAGCAAACAGCCAAAAATGTCTTTCTTTGGCAAGGCAGAAGCTGGATACGGAAGGGTCTGGAAGCAGTTTTTACTTTTATGATAGAAAAAACCTGGGGCAAAGAGGTCATCTTGGAGCGCTATCTGAATTCCATCGAGATGGGGCAGGGTGTCTTCGGGATTGAGGCTGCTGCTGAATATTATTTTGGTAAAAGCTCTAAGAACCTCACTAAAAGTGAAGCCGCTTGGATTGCAGCAATATTGCCAAATCCCAAAAAATACGATCCCAAAAATCCGTCTTCATACTTGAAAAGAAAACATAACTGGATTATGAGGCAGATGAATAATGTGGTACTAAAATAA